The genomic segment TAAAAGTTAGCAATAAACTAAAGGTGAAAATTTCAGCAATATtcttatgtgtgtatgtttgttatTTGGGAAAGAAGTTTGGTGCTTATAAGAATTTGATTGATTACTAgtttaatatgtatttaatatgcaGATATTTTATGCTACTTCTTGAATCACACATCCAATAATAAGTAGTTGATTTAGTACTTCAGAATGTCATGCCAAGAGAGGATGCATAAGCTCTTaggatcatattttaaaaatcaaaatattcattgagtagcctagaattcattcctttcattttattaaagagGCTTTATTAGAGCTTAAGAAAGACCAAATTGGCCTCAATTTTGTGAATAcatattctgttattttttctGAGACAGTAGTCAAGGCCAAAGTTGAATTGCTATCCTCACTTGTATAATAAAAGATAGAGTATATTAAGGTGACAGCTAGGAAATCTCAGGTTATCAAtcctttatttctccattttgagTCTAGGTttgaaaaatgtaatatatagCCTTGGAAGAATGACAGTTATAATTAGAGCTAATGTGTTTCCAATGTATTTCAATTTAGAATAGGATGGagtattttaatgtataaaatgaGTGCAAGTCTATAcaacaatgattttaaaatgtattcaaacTTTAATTATCTCATGAAATCTCTAATTCttccttaattaaaaatttttttgattctGCTTATTATTGGCAATTTTATCATGTTGTAAAATTTCAAACACCTAAAATGCCCTTGGTACACAGAGGGAAAATCCTagagaattttattgtttttataacaattatattatatattattataattttatatatataattatatattattataatttttgctttcaattttccaGCATCTAGATGGACAGCAGAGGTTTATGTTTGACTGAAAAACAATTTATGGTTTCATTCTAGTTTTTGATTTGCTGTTAAATTGCATTCTTACCTCCTTTGGTAATCCCTgaatggaatctaaaacaaaggtATGTTTTCAAGGCATACATAGTCAatgttcatgtattcattcaataaacatcatATTCATATAACTATCAACTGTCAAGTGCTGTGGATACAAAGACAAAACATGGTACCTGCTCTCAGGTTGATTAGAGTTAATCTAGGCCAAAGGCATCAGATAACTTTAGAATACAGTGTAATAAGTGTTATGATAGCGGTTAGATGACATTCCTGTGGAAGGTCAATGAGTCAAAAGGCCCTCATATATACGCAGGATTTGAAAAAGGTATTAACTATTAGGCACAGGAATAGTTTGAACTGTTGACATACAGGATGACTTTTACCTAATAATATGGGGCAGTCTATTTctcctagaaagtgaaagtcctaGAAGCTAAGATTTCTCCTAAGACAAAGGTAAGAGAGGTGATTTTCAGGGGTCATCTCCAAAAAAGCACATTGACAGAGGATTAGACACAGCATTTTGCAGAGAGACATTTGTATGTAAGTTCTATAAATGGATATAATCTAAGTCAAAATATCTATGGGGGTTTTGgagcagactcacagagaaccTGAGTATTTCAGTACAAGTTGACTCAATATGGTATACAGCTGGCAAAGCAGAGGGCTTTGTGCAGAAAAGTGAGAGGGGAGATTAATAACAAAGTGGAATCTGATTTCAAGCAGGTTGGAATGTAGTTTTGATCTCAATATACATGTACATAGatgattttttgaaattttaaaaatgtaactggTTCTTGCCAGGAAGAAGTGAATGCATGTGTTTTATTATTAAAGTAACTTAATTCTTTCAACCCACTGAGTTCTTTCATCATGAAGAGACCTActgaagtactgctgctgctttcAAAATACTACTCACACTTGTTAGAAACAGGAAAATTTAATTGACTGTTTTCATGTAATAGTTTTTTTAcagaataatgattttttttttagatttctaaGATTAAATCTTAAATTTTCATAAGAATTGTCTTCTGAATCACACTATTTTTTCTCCCCTGCAATAGTTAAGAGTTCTGACATGGATTCTGTTTCCTACTCCAATTCCAACCTTGCTGTTACTCTTCCAGCTCTCATTCTCTCCCAGAGTTAGAGTCCTATTGTCATCCTACATTCCCTTCCTGACCTTAGAACTCTTTCTCCAGCAATGATGCCTCTTCTCTGAGTATGGGGATCGAGGGCTCAAGACAAACAGAAATGTGATCACAGCTCTTATGTGTGGTATCCCATCTGCACAAAATGAGGATACGTGAAATGCAACCATAATTGCTATCAGGGATGAAAAGCaatcatttttataattactCAATAATAAACTCTAATATGCTTTTTTGTGGAAGAATAACAATGGAGTCATTGACTGAAGTTGGTCTCTGAACTAGTGCTTGGGAAACTGCACTAAATGGTACCTAATGACCTTAGGGAGTTAACAATCCCCAAACGTGGGTAATTTATTCCCTTCTCAGAGCTCATTGCTCtcaaatattttgagaaacaaaatcttttttccatctatttatcCCTAATTCTGCATTATCTCCTTTGTCCTCCTATGACACCCAGTGACCTGGTGAtgaacaaaaagataaaataaagtgTCCTAGTATGATTGCATGTAAGcaaggaaacaaatgaaaaccctTAGCAGAGCTGATGCCAGCTAGCCAGTTAGCCATGGCAGacagaatgaataagaaaacTGTGGAGGTGCTGGGCAAAAGTGTAAGGTATAGTAAACTTTAGCACTGAGGCAGTACTAGTTGAAGAATAAACTTGTCTGGGTGGACAGGTTTGCTTAGGTGAGTTCCCATGTTCCATATCCCCAGAGTACaccaacagaatgaaaaagatTCTTCCCACCAGCAGATGGATCAAATCTATCTATGTGGCTATTCTGAAACTAAGAGATTTTGTTTCATCTGGGTAGAGATTATGCTGGTGGCTTTGGCCTCTAGATGAATGCAGAGGAATATTCTTGAGTAGCtatctatttattttatcattGGCCACACAGTGTGTATCACCACTGTATGAGAAAATCCTTTCTGGTTAAAATGACTGCTTACAAAGAGCATTTTATATCTTTTCCCATCTGTGAGGAATTTGTCACATCTTGGTATAAAATTCCTTGTTGCCTTAAAGTTTTTAAGACCAAACACATTATAGTTCTAAGGGCATGTTTGTTCTTgtccatcatcttttttttttttttcacttttaaaaccatgtttatttatttttgtatcagAATATGCATGACTTTGTTCtgacttccttttttcttctcccaAGATAGTCTGAAGGATCAGATATTGGATCTCAAGGGGCTTCCTCAAACTATTTTAGAAATGCAAGAAGAAAATGTTTGGCTAGCCCTCATTTGTTGACTTGCCCCAGCAAGTGGGGTTGGTAATAATTGCACCTTACAATTCCAGCTAGAAGATAGGTCTTTAGGACTACAGAAACTTGTACCACCAAATACATTCTACACCAAATACAGTCTACAAATACTTTCAAGGGTCATGAATATATGTTATACATAGGAATTTTATGGTATCATGTAATTATGTTCCTTATCTTTTCCTCACTTATAAGTTCCCTCCCATTTTTATCTGCTGTGAAACTTCAAAATGTTATCGAAATCATCTTCATTAAATAATACAGTCATTCAGTATTGCAAGAgtaaaaagtttcatttttatttctagagTGTGGCTTGCTGAGAAATGCTAACCTTGgccatttctttatattttgttcatgGATTTGAGTACAACAGAGAGAGAGGCAAGAGTGTTGGCAAAATCACCTATAGTTAAAATGTAGAATTCTTAAACATATGGATTTACCCATTATATCTAGTCTTTAAACTTACtattaaaaattgttaaattGAAAAAGTTCTAAGCAAATAGTTTAAAAACAGATACTCATGAATATGAGTGAATATGAATTCATGAATActaaccggacatggaacaatggactggttccaaattgggaaaggagtatgtcaaggttatatattgtcaccctgcctatttaacttatatgcagaatacatcatgtgaaatgctggactggatgaagcacaaactgggatcaagattacagggagaaatatcagtaacatcagatatgcagatgataccacccttatggcagaaagtgaagaggaactgaaaagcctcttgatgaaagtgaaagaggagagtgacaaagctggcttaaaactcaaccttcaaaaaactaagatcatggcatccagtcccaccagttcatggtaaatagatggggacataatggaaacagtgacaggctttattttggggggctccaaaatcaccacaaatggtgactgcggccatgaaattaaaagacactcctcagaagaaaagttatgaccaacctagacagcatatcaataagcagagacattactttgccaacaaaggtccatgttgtcaaagctgtggtttttccagtagtcatgtatggatgtgagatttggaccataaagaaagctgagcactgaagaattgatgctttgaactgtggtgttagagaagactcttgagagtcctttggactgcaaggagatccaaccagtcagtcccaaaggaaatcagtcctgaatactcattggagggactgatgctgaagctgacgctccaatacttcggtcacctgatgcgaagatctgactcattggaaaagaccctgatactgggaaagattgaaggcaggaggagaagggcatgacagagaatgaaatggttggatggcatcactggcttgatggatgagtttgagcaagctccaggagttggtgtaggacagggaagcctggcgtgctactgtccatggggttgcaaagagtcagactgagccactgaactgaactggttcatgaatatttaaaatgtatttaaaagtcaTGGAGCTGCCAAGTTGTATCTGGGGAAAGAAGCATTTAGTTCATCATCTCACACAGGACAGAAACCCCTTACAATAAAGCACAAATTAAACGTGTTTGGAAGACTTGAGGTCTGCAAAGGCAGCTCACTCCAGTTTATACAAACATTTCCACAGAAAGAATCAGAAGCTGTTTCCTTATAGTTTTACTTGGTTCTAGTGTGATCTTTTTAAACAATATGAAGCAAAGTTGTATGCCATCCTTATTATCCTTCCCACACaatgttcaaaataaaaacacttaaatcctttatatatatatatatatatatatatatatatatatagcttataGATATTTAGCCATTTTAGTTCTTAAGTCCTCTTGGGTGTGTTTGTATTCGTAAATAGATTGCTCCTActtaaatattttgtgtgtgtttgtaacaATCTGATATGTGATGTTTCCCCTTGTGAAAGCTAATTGTTTCACACACTAAGTGGTAAAAGTAATAGCATATCAAAATTCTATTGGTGTGCTCTGCTTCCTAGCTATGATGTATATTTTCTCTAAAACCACACTCTCTTcatgttaaaaaatatacaatCTCTGTAACCAATCAATTCCACTTCTAAGAATGTAACCAAGGAAATAATTTGGaatgtaaaattaaaacattatgcACAAAACTAGAAGTTTAATATTAAGTGCAAAATATGTAGATATAAACTATTTAATGGTTCAATGATAGAAAATACTGAATAATTCCATTCAGCAAATGGCCATCCATTCCATGAATATTATGTGGGCCAGAAAAATGATTATGGAACATGAAAATTATAATCATgtgataataataaaagtaacacAATATGCAcaataagtatatatgtatggAGAGAGAGAATACATACAACTATTCATTCCAAaggcactgaaaataaaacaccAAAATTATAATTACCTCTGTAGTGTATactatatcatttttttctttcctgtatttttatacattttcccAACTTTTTATAATTAGCACATATTACTTAGAGAATAAAAGTAATATTTGAAGGATCTCCAATAAATATCTCTCATCATCTCCAATAATGAAAGATCTccaataaaattctatttttaactgtTGAACTCTCTTATATGGAACACAATTTTTTCAGATACTTTTATGAACAAATTGTTATTCTCCTTGTGTCATGACACTAGATTGTTCTTTATTTCATTGCTGGATCTTTGAGATTAACATACCAATTCATACTAGTACCTGTCAAAAGCAGAATCTTGTTATTTCGACAAATGTATCTATCTGGGCTTGCAAAGTATCTCTTAAAACTCATGTGTTCtgcccatttatttttatttctttatggagAAAAGTGGGAGATGAGAGAattattgagagagagagaaattagatggggaaaagtaTGAGGCAAAGTGTGTGGTAAAAAGGACATAGAAAGCTGGTTGCAACAGCTGCTCCGCTTATCTGAAGGTTTTAACTCGACTCTTACTCACATCCCAGGTGACtagctaataaaaataatttaagctgTTACAAAACAAGAGTAATTTATAATGTGAAAACTGTAGTCTGGCACTTGTATCAGCACTAGAAAAGAATTTTCTGCAAGTTCCTTAGGGGACTGGAACTAGCAGGGACGTACAGTTTAATAACAACCTTCTTTCCAGTCAATCGCCCTGTCccagacccccaccccctgctgtcAGCTTTCCCTCAACATGGAAATCTTGAATCCAAGGTATTACATTCTGTCTCACTGTTGGATTCTCCaagttgtttttaaagaaaccttcAAATCATATTACTTTTCTCTTTACATAAaagtatttgtaaaaaaaaaaaaaaatcaggcctTAATATTAATTGTTTTCAATAAAATTATTGCCACTGCAAATCTAACTTTATACGAAAGACCCCATTTGAGCAGAAATAATTCAATTGTTGAACTAGAATATTCATCCTATATGTCAAAATGATACTTTTCTTGAATCAGGgccttttgaaaaagaaatgtatcACAAAAAGGATACATTCTAATATTTTTTATCCCTATTgaattagagcagaaattaacCTGCTAAATGGAAAGCTACCGTCACATAGCATGTTGTATAAAATGAACATACACATGGAGATTAATCAAAACAAGCACAGCATCAGCATCATAGCAGTGTCATGCTTAAAATGAACTTGAATTTTTATTCTGTCTTGAGGATACAcagattgttttgttttaatggctTCCAGCCATCTCTATTACATAGCCTAAAGGCTCAAAGGGAAAAGCAGATTTTAGTCCTCAGAATAACATCTATAAGGAAAGAGTTTAAAAGTGCTGATGAAGCAGATGTTGTTCGGTTAGTCTGTCTGCTTCATAGTTGGGTTTAAGTCATTGTGGGACAAATATTCAACGATTGGCTTGATTGTCTGGACATTATCTAAaacctggattaaaaaaaaaaacaaaacagtgaatcCTGAGCATCTCTGAGGATGCATTTTAAATGACAGGCATAGCttggagaagagggcaacagagggatgagatggttggatggcatcaccagttcaatgaaTGTAAACTTGgacaaattccgggagatagtgagagacagggaagcctggcatgctgcagtccattgggtcacaaagagttggacacaacttggcgactgaacaacaacaaatagcttGTTTAAAAGAATTCCTTGGTGGATTTACTAGCAGAGAAACTAAATCTGGTATTACAAGGCAATAAGTTCAATTAATCATTAAAAACTAAGAATCAGATAAATTCTTGGAGGCATATGGACTTTCACTGGTCAGCAACTGTCTTTCTCTTCAAACTCAGCCTCTGAATTTGGAGTGAGAAACAAAGGCTCAAGCATGCTTCTGTCACATAGCTACTATGTGACCTTCATTAAATCATTTAACTTTCTGATCCTAGGTTTCCTCATTACTTAAATGGAAGTCATAATAATAATTGTTCTGTCTAATTCATGGGTCTGTTCAATATCAAATGAGGTAATGAATGTAAAAGTATTTCATAGCTGCAAACATTAGGGAAAATTTTGTTCACTATATTAAGAATGAATTCATGTACATTTTGTGCATAACTTTTTATGGACATTTGATAAGAAATAAGAAGGCTAGAATTCTGATTTGAAGTTGGAACACCTATGTTCAAATCCAAGCATTGACAAAGACTAGTTCTGTTATAAGGAGCAAGTTATTAGATTTAAACCTCCATTTTTGTATATCTAACGACTACTACTTTCCTATTAGAGTTAATAATACCACTTGCCTATTAGATTGTCTGAAGATGAAATGACaccatataaataaaaacatcgTCTAACATTACTGCTATTATTGTCATTATCTTTCAAAAAGTCTCTTTTGATGATCAAAGACTAAGAAAATTTCTAACCAGCATGGAACTCACTTAACTAGATCTGGTTTCACACTCTCCCTTCTTTGTTCAAATTGCTTCTCCAGTGCAAATTAATTCTTTTTGGAAACTGTAAATCTTCTACCAGGaactttgtgttttgtttctttttctttatatgtggTGGCAGAATAATTTTTGGATGATTTACCAAATTTTTAAGGATAATTTAAGAAAACACAATAACTGACAAAGTTGTTATGCTAATGGACTAAAGAATCAAACAAACTGGCAGAGCAGAAGAATCTCTGGCAACAGTGTGTGTTTCTGGGATGCCATCCTCCAACAGCTTGATGTGAAGTATGCAGGGCAAGGCTAGAGAATGAAGTCAACTGGATTCTAGCTTGGATCAGATACCAGTTCACtgggacttttttttaatttgcaaacaaagcatTAGAGTGAATAGTAATAGGACCTTACTACTTTTACATTTACTTTAACCCCTGAAGTCTCAATAGTTTGTAGatactcagtggcaaagaatccggctgccagtgcaggacctgcaggagacacaggtttgatccctgggaggggaagataccctggaggaggaaatagctacTGATTCCAGTattacttttttaattaattaattaattttaattggaggctaattactttacaatattgtagtggtttttgccacacattgacatgaattaaccacaggtatacatgtgtgcccctatcccgaacctccctcccatgtcccttcccatcccattcctctgagttgtcccagtgcaccagctttgggtgcctgtttcatgcattgaacttggattgatcatctatttcacatatgataatatacatgtttcaatgctgttctctcaaatcatcacactctcaccttctcctacagagtccaaaaatctgttcttcatatctgtgtgtctcttttgctgtctcaaatACAGGgtcgttgttaccatctttctaaacttcatatgtatgtgttaatatactatattggtgtttttctttctgacttatttcactttgtataataggttccagtttcatctacctcattagaactgactcaaatgcattctttaatAGTTGAGTACTATtcaattatgtatatgtaccacaactttcttatccattcatccagcaATGGACTTCTAGATTggttccatgtcctagctattgtaaacagtactgtgatgaacattggggtacacatgtctctttaaaTTCTAGATTtctcgatgtgtatgcccagcagtggggttgctgggtcatacgggagttctatttccagttttttaagaaacctccacagtgttatccatagtggctgtactagattgcattcccaccaacaccataaaagagttcccttttctccacaccctttccagcatctatagactttttgatagcagccattctgagcagcttaagatggtacctcattgtggttttgattttcatttttctgataatgaatgatgctgagcatctttttatgtgtttgttagccatctgtatgtctctggagaaatgtctgcttaatTCTTTGGTCCATTATtggttgggtcatttatttttctggtattgagctgcatgagctgcttgtatatttttcaggttaattctttgttagttgcttcgtttgctattattttttcccattctgaaggctgtcttttcgcttatagtttccttcattgttcaaaatcttttaagtttaattaggtcccatttgtttatttttgcttttatttccattgctccaggaggtgggtcatagaggatcttgctgtaatTTGTTTCAgagagtgttctatgttttcctctaggagttttatagtttctggtcttacatttaaatatttattccattttgagtttatttttgtgtacagtgttagaaagtgttctagtttcattcttttacaggtggttgaccagttttctcagcaccacttgttaaagagattgtcttttctccattatgtgtttttgccttctttgtcaaagataaggtgtccataggtgtgtggattcatctctgggctttctattttgttccatagaTTTATATtcctgtctctgtgccagtaccatactgtcttgatgactgttgctttgtaatatagtctgaagtctggtAGGTtgactatttgaggttttttgtatttccatacaaattgtgaaattatttgttctagttctgtgaaaaatatcattggtagcttgatagggattgcactgagtctatagattgctttgggtattatactcatcttcactatattgattcttccaatccatgaacatggtatatttctccatctatttgtgtcatctttgattttgttcatcagtgttttatagttttatttatatagGTTCTTTGTTTCTTTGAGTAAATTTATTacttagtattttattcttttcattgcaatggtgaatgggattttccccttaatttctctttctgttttctcattgttagtgtagagggatgcaagggatttctctgtattaattttatatcctgacactttactatattcattgattaactctagtaattttctggtggagtgtttagggttttctatgtagaggatcatgtcatctgtgaacggtgagttttacttcttcttttccagtttggattacttttctttttcttctctgattgctgtggctaaaacttccaaaactatgttggacagtagtgatgagagtgggcacctttatcttgttcctgactttaggggaaatgctttcaatttttcaccattgagaataatgtttgctgtgggtgtatcatatatggcttttattatgttgaggtatgttccttctatgcctgttttatggagaggtttttttttttttatcataagtggatgttgaattttgtcaaaggctttctccgcatctattaagataatcatatggtttttatatttcaatttgttaatgtggtatatcacattgattgatttgtgaatactgaagaatccttgcatccctgggataaaacccacttggtcatgatgcatgatttttttaatatgctgctggattctgtttgttagaattttgttgaggatttttcatctatatttatcagtgatattcacctgtaattttctttttttgtggcatctttgtctggttttagtattagcatgatggtggcctcataaaattaCTTttgcagtttaccttcctctgtaattttctggaagagtttgagtaggatgggtgttagctcttctctaaatttctggtagaattcagctgtgaagccttatggtcctgggcttttgtttgttggaagattttttattacagttttgatttccacgcttgtgatggatctgttaagattttctatttcctcctggttcaattttggaagattatagttttctaagaatttatccatttcttccaagttgtccgttttattggcatatagttgctgatagtagtctcttatgatactttgtatttctgtgttgtctgttgtgatttctccattttcatttctaattttgttgatttgattcttctctcttttttccttgatgagtctggctaatggtttgtctattttatttatcttctcaaagaaccagcttgtagttttgttgatttttgctacagtctcctttgtttctttttcatttatttctactctgatttttatgatttctttttttctactaactttgggggtcttcatttctttttttttctagtttctttaggtgtaaagttaggttgtttgtttgatttctctcttgtttcttgaggtaagcttgtattgctatgaaccttcctcttagcactgcttttactgaatcccataggttttgggttgtcggtttttcattttctagttttttttcttttttttttttcactttctctttctctctctctcttttttttttttttgccaagccaATGCCACCCCACCTTTATTTACTGGTCCTCAGGTTCCAGTCAGACACTTGAATCTGGAGggcacaggaagaaaaaaaatggccCTGAAGACCCTCCCAACTCACCACCCAGAGCAGGACCCACTGGGTAGCCTCGTCAGCTCAGGCCAGCCCCACGCCCCTTCCTAAGGGCGAGCCAGACCTGGCTGCCTAGAACCCTTGGAGGGGGCACCCAGCAGTGTGCCAAGCCCGGAGAGCTGGTGTCATCCTAAAGCTGACAAGGAAAGAAAGGGCCAGGCTggacagtggggtggggggtcagACGGTCCCCGTGCCCCGGGCACAGATGCAGCAGGGTTCGGTGAGGGACCCATGCTGGGTGTGGCTGGGACCACCCTGTCCTGGCTCCTGGCCACTTCAGGACAAAACCAGCccagtctcacagcacaggagaTAACAAAGGCCCCTCATCTCCCTCCTGATCCTGGAAGTGCCCAGgggtttggggtgggggcaggagaaggcgaCAAGAACCAGGGTCGAGGCCCTGGGGGCAGGCAGGACCAGCAGCTCCAAAGGTCCAGCCAGGCCCGGGATGGGCACGGGCTGGCAGGGCCGAGGCCCTCCTAGGGACGGGGGTAACCTGAGATCCCCCGAGAGGAAAGGAGAGGctcagggaggaggggcaggccTTGGCCATCAATCATGCCTGTCCTGGTCCCGGGATTTTCGGCCCACTGGGAGCaaggccccctccccctcccaggaGCTGAGCCCACAGGAGAGGAGGCGGCCAGCGGCAGGCTGCACCCAGATCTCCCGGAGGCCAAGGGAGGGGCACTGGCGCGCCTTAGGACTTCTTGGCGTCCTGCGTGTTCCGTCGCTTCAGGTCGCTCAGGTCGATGGGCTTGAAGGTCTTCAGGCTGGGGTTAGGGACCTTCTCCACGTACTCCTCCACCAGGTCCTGCTCGCTGCCCGACATCTGGCTCCGCAGGTCCCGCTCCACACCCTGCCAGGCTTCATAAATGAAGCGCACATTCTCCTCCTGGGCCGGGGTGAAGATCTCGCTGCTGTTGAGGGGAGAGCGGGGGCCACTGTTCCTCTTGCCGTTGTAGATGACTCTGAAGACGGGGGAACTGGTCATCGCTGGGGCGTCTGGTCCTCACACTCCACTGCTGGATCCCCTCGGCCTCTCGCCCTCTCGGCCGCCGCCGCTGCCAGGGGCCCGGCCGGAAGTCcggtttttcattttcatttgtttctatgcatactttgatttcctttttgatttctttcacgatctgtttct from the Bos taurus isolate L1 Dominette 01449 registration number 42190680 breed Hereford chromosome 9, ARS-UCD2.0, whole genome shotgun sequence genome contains:
- the LOC101908069 gene encoding mapk-regulated corepressor-interacting protein 1-like, with the protein product MTSSPVFRVIYNGKRNSGPRSPLNSSEIFTPAQEENVRFIYEAWQGVERDLRSQMSGSEQDLVEEYVEKVPNPSLKTFKPIDLSDLKRRNTQDAKKS